The segment CGCGAAAACATAAAGGAAAACCAATTACAGTTGAAGATGCACAGATTGCAGCAATTGCCATAACGGCAGATATCACCTTAGCAACCCGGAACATTAAGGATTTCTCAGATATTGAAGGCTTGGAACTGGTCAATCCGTGGGAAGCTGATATCCCCTGATCATTTATTTAAAGAGTTATGCCCCTGATGACAATAGTAAAACCCTGGCTAAAGATGGAATGTCTAAGCTGCCTCTTATTGCCGAAAATGATGACCACTGTTAATAAAATGAATCTGATTTTTTCTTCAACCATCCCATAAAAAAGCTAGGTTATTAAAGATAATAACCTTTAACCCCCTTGGTATTACAAGCTCTTCGATGTTTTTTAAATATTGAAGGACGTTTTTTCTTCACATAATGGGAGGATCGAATACGTCCCCTTTTTCTTCATTCATATTAATAAAAAGGTCAATGGGAGGATGGAATAAAGGGAAATAAGTATATTGGTGTCGAATTTGACTGAATGTCAATGTCTTAAATATGCAGTTGATTTTGAAGGTCTGATAATCAACGCATCTTTATTGCGATTTTCCAGACCTATATTATTTATGTTGAATCATTATTTATCCTGATTGTATAATGGTTAACACAAACTAAAGAAGTGCCGGACAGCACATAGGTAGACTGGGAAATCTGAATTAATAAAATATGAAAATATATTTAGACAATTGCTGTTTTAATCGACCATTTGATGATCAATCTCAACTCAGAGTGAGGCTTGAGTCAGAGGCAAAATTGAAAATCCAAGAAGAAATTCGGATTGGTAATATGGAGTTGATTTGGTCATATATATTGGATTATGAAAACAATAAAAATCCCTTTATTGAGCGAAGACATAGAATATCAGAATGGAAAAAATATACCATTGAAGATGTAGATGAAAATCATGAACTAAAAAGTATAGCTACTTCATTAAATAAAAAAGGTTTTCATAAAATAGATTCATTACATCTGGCTTGTGCAATCTTTTCCAAATGTAAATATTTCATAACAACTGATGACCAGATCCTAAAATTATCAGTTATTGAAAAAGAGATAAAAATAGTTGATCCGATCGGGTTCATAAAGGAGGTATTATCGTGATTACTGATACTGAGATCAGATTAAAAGGAATAAAAATACTGGCAAAATATCTTGGAGATGTTGAAGCCGAACGATTCATTGCCTTGATACAGAGAGAACCATTTGATTATACTAAATGGAGACAGGACTTGGATGAGGAATTTTCAATAGAAGAAATCAGCAATAAAGCAATGAAATTAAGGATGAAAAACACAGCCCAAAATGGAGATAAAGGCCTGGCATAATAGGTATACCTGGAAAAAGCTTTAACAATATAATTGAATTAACCCCCTTTCCAGCAATTACCCAAAAAATAAAAGGCAGTTAAGATAAAAACCTTAACTGCCTTTGCATTACTGGCTATCTGCCTTACTATTTCACAATGAATATCTGATATTGATCTTTTTTCCTCAAAACCCACAATTGCAGTTTTTTATAAACTGTCAATTACATAGGTTTGAAACCTAAATTTGTCTTAAATGAAGTTAATATAATGAAATAAAGTAAAATCACTCACCATATAATACCTGGGCACGAAAATCCCTGCCTATAGCCTGTCCAAGGTCTCGCATGAGCGGGTACCCTTCAGGCGGACAGAGCCCCCTGGGGGTTTTAACAGAAAGCCTTCGTTCCACCTTGATTGCCTGCCCATCCTGTTTGTAGGTTGCAGTATAACTGCCATACTGATTCTGTACTGAAACATCCTTTGGCAGCTGCATAACCTTTATCTTTTCCGGTAATGCCACTGTTGTAATCTCAACCTTTCCATACCCGCTATGGTAGCTTGGATATTTCATTTCCGGCTGATTGGTCCCAAATGAAAGGACAACAGCTGGAGATGGATTGGGGATACCGGCAGGTATCATAAATGCACCAGGGCCTGGAATAGTCATCACATTCTGAAGTGTATATGAGGTTTCAACCTTCATTTTATCAGTAAGTTTACGCGGATCACTGCCAGTTATTGTCCCTTCACCCTGCTGCCCGGACCTTGTCAGAAAGGCATTTGCGGCCATTGCCTCCTGGCCTGGAGGTATTGAGGCCTTGTAGCTGCGCAGGACATATTCCATCCCACCATTTGCAGTAACCACTGATTGCCCTTTTGCTGTGCCGTCATCATTTATCGTAATGGTAGTGATGGTTTCCATATTTGATATTTCAGGAGAGGGCTCCGGAAGCATCTTTATCCCCGCACCCTTTTCAAGCCCGCGTGTAACCAGGGCATACTTGCTGTATTCATTTGTCGGCAGTATACCAAAAGGAGCAATTTCTGCGGTAGGATCGATAAACAAATCAAAATCTGGCAGATAGGTGATTACATGGTTATAGACTCCAAGGGGCAGTGCCACGTCCGGCTGCCAGTACACATCCCCGGAATTAATAAGCACCGGCGCTGATTTTATACCTTTGGCAGAAAGTAATGCATTTAGCAGAACAACCTTGTCTTTACAGTCACCATACTGGGTCTCTATAATGGCATCGGCATCACGCGGTACAATACCCCCTACCTCAAAACTGAGGGCCACGTACCTGATATTCCCTGTTACCCATTGGTACAGAGCGGCTGCCTGATCACGAGGGCTAACT is part of the Desulfatiglans sp. genome and harbors:
- a CDS encoding DUF3857 domain-containing protein — encoded protein: MRLGSFLSVVFFILITTGTVTAQMAAPEYKSPLTISKMDVTYEVNADGTYTMDIISEIRINIDQAVQSQAQSYLAYSESLQSLEVLDAYTLTAQGEKIPVPADMIITQQSPISTSAPAFGDIKVKAIVFPQISVGASKGYHFLHKQIKPLFENHFSMFETFPMSVDIDSIKITLVAPETMKMYIQAIDVAGGQVQSDIPGKSKYVWTVKDQKAKTPESGAISETNYCPRLAVTSFADFNQVAEAYLKRAADKEKVTDEVQKLADKITGGIVSPRDQAAALYQWVTGNIRYVALSFEVGGIVPRDADAIIETQYGDCKDKVVLLNALLSAKGIKSAPVLINSGDVYWQPDVALPLGVYNHVITYLPDFDLFIDPTAEIAPFGILPTNEYSKYALVTRGLEKGAGIKMLPEPSPEISNMETITTITINDDGTAKGQSVVTANGGMEYVLRSYKASIPPGQEAMAANAFLTRSGQQGEGTITGSDPRKLTDKMKVETSYTLQNVMTIPGPGAFMIPAGIPNPSPAVVLSFGTNQPEMKYPSYHSGYGKVEITTVALPEKIKVMQLPKDVSVQNQYGSYTATYKQDGQAIKVERRLSVKTPRGLCPPEGYPLMRDLGQAIGRDFRAQVLYGE
- a CDS encoding PIN domain protein, translating into MKIYLDNCCFNRPFDDQSQLRVRLESEAKLKIQEEIRIGNMELIWSYILDYENNKNPFIERRHRISEWKKYTIEDVDENHELKSIATSLNKKGFHKIDSLHLACAIFSKCKYFITTDDQILKLSVIEKEIKIVDPIGFIKEVLS